CAATTTGAAGTGTTTTTATTgatgtttataaaatattaaattagaaagGTTTGACATATTATtcattttagggttaattccataaaatatcATGACCTTTacatgaagtttcattttaatacatcatttaaaagttggcatttaaaggCACAACCTTTCATTTTGATTCAAACCTATCaataaagtaaaattcggtgtattttttctAACGAAAAATTATTATCCTACATACTCTAGtcgaaagataataatatttggtgtcgatttattattttaggtctttaattaatggtttaatgaagAACTTAGTCAAAAAAATACactgaataatatatttaaaaaaaatgaaagtcatgattttatatgacaacttttaaaggttgtgattaaaataaaatttcatgtaaagatcgtaattttttatggaattaacccttcaTTTTATTAACtatgaaataaatatatttattttaaaattaattgaagtttaaatttaaaaaggttaaagagTTTTGACATATTAATCATTTTCACTAAATGTGAAatataacatatttaaaaaattaaaccaatagAATGTTAAAAGCTTGATTAACAGCTTACCATACGCTCCCTAATTAACAGCTTCAACAATAAAACAAATTTGTTTTTTTCCCTATGATTTTGTTGGATTATTATTCCACATTTTTCACCATCATTTGAATCTGCCAATTCAATCTTTCTGTCATTTCCTGTATTGGACTGGTCAAATCTCAAAGGAATTTGTAAGTTTGATCattgacaatttaaataacTAATCATTTCTTCAAACCATgcatattattattactattaccATATTTTGTTTGTTGgctttttgttatattttttatggaattgTTTCTTAAATGTTCTTGTTCTTGTGATTTTATATTGCAGAacattttcaattaatttggaGATTTCAAgacattttgaaaatcaatttcACAATTTAATTGAAGAGTTGATATGTTGTGCTGTGGAGGTTCAGAGGAGGAAGTTGACGGTCCACCGGCTCATCAATACACAGCTCCACCTAAAGGAGGCAATACTTATGCTGGCGGTAATCAATTTCTCTTATCATTTTTTCTAAATTCTggtttacaattttattatattaccAGAATTAATTATATGTGTGCAATGTAAATTGAGACATTTATGCACCTTATGAACACGTACATTACATGTCGCTACGCAGCATGGAAACGAAAAATACTGAAACGGAACATTGTGAAACGATATAGAATGGATAATAAATCTAGTGTTCGGTGTTTCATAAGCGTTTTCAGAAAAGAAATGAAACGTTGAAATGTAATATTAGAGAAGTTTTCGTGCAAACATGTATGCTATGCAGCACGGAAACAGAAATACTGAAATATGCATTCTTCGTATGGAAACGAAATGCGAAAACATAACACTCCAAAAGTTCCCGTGCaatatatatttgatgtatGCAATTACAAATTGTTGCCTAAAGTGTGTTTTGGGTATTATAGGCGGTGAGAGAGCGGAGCCAAGAGGTGCTAATACTGCCAGAAGCGGAGCACCACAAAAGGCTCTACCGATTGAAATCCCAGCGGTACCATTAGACGAGTTAAACAGACAAACAGGTAACTTTGGCACGAAAGCTTTGATCGGAGAAGGTTCTTATGGCCGCGTTTTCTACGCCAAGTTAATTAATGGCGTGCCGGCTGCAATAAAAAAGCTTGATACCAGCACTTCCCAGGAACCAGATTCTGATTTTGCAGCTCAGGTCAGATACTTAACATTACATTTACAACTAGGTCATAATCCTATCTGTTTTGTGctcaaaatttacaaatttgtaTCAAAACCATACCAGTTGGCAGTAGTTTCAAGGCTTAAGAATGAGCATTTTCTGGAGTTGATTGGATATTGTATAGAGGCGAACAATCGAATGTTGGTGTATCAGTTTGCGACAATGGGTTCTTTGCACGATGTGTTACATGGTAATTCGATGAATTAAACTCTTTTCTGATTTACAATACGACAATGGGCCTCTCGTGAACTGAGACTACGTGCTCATTATGATGCAGGGAGAAAGGGTGTACGAGGGGCTGCACCGGGTCCTGCCTTAACCTGGAACCAAAGAGTGAAAGTTGCATATGGTGCAGCAAAAGGGCTAGAGTATTTGCACGAAAAAGTTCAGCCTCCTATAGTTCATCGCGATGTTAGATCAAGCAATGTACTACTTTTTGATGATTTCTCCTCGAAAATTGCTGACTTTAACTTGTCAAGTGCATCTTCTGAAACTGCGGCACGGCTGCATTCAACTAGAGTGTTAGGAACATTTGGCTACCATGCCCCAGAGTAAGCCTCTAATATTGCAATTTGAACTCGAGACCTCATAGTTTTACTGACAATTCCACTATCAATTGTTATATTTCGTGTTCTACAATTCTTTCCTTGATCTCTCGGTTTCTTTATAGGTATGCCATGACGGGACAGATAACACAAAAAAGCGATGTATACAGTTTCGGAGTTGTTCTTTTAGAGCTTTTGACAGGAAGAAAGCCAGTTGATCATGAAATGCCTAAGGGACAACAAAGTCTAGTTACTTGGGTATGTTTTTATTTGCCTTTTTCTCACTACTTACATATTGTTAAATACATTTACGCGTATAATTGATTTTTTCTCGAAAAATTACGACAGGCGACTCCGAGATTGAGTGAGGATAAAGTGAAGCAATGTGTAGATCCAAAACTAAACAATGACTACCCACCAAAGGCAATTGCTAAGGTACTTACTCTAAACAtaatcaatttttcattttcttgggAAACTTTTATGGAATAATCAGTGAAAATAGTTTAAttattgtttggattttatCAGTTAGCAGCAGTAGCAGCACTTTGTGTTCAATATGAAGCAGATTTCAGGCCAAACATGACAATTGTAGTCAAAGCGATACAACCACTTCTTAATTCAAAACCAGCAGGGCCAGAGTCTCATGCATAAGTAGCTCAAAaatgctaattaattatttttcattcttCTTCAATGGCtttgtcaaatttatttgaaaaaggaAATTGTAATCATTCAATTATCCTATATATTACTTGTGAAATTACATATATGCTTgataaattgttgttgtttagCTCTTTGGCAAATAGAGAATGCCATAAATGGTTCATCACTTTTACTTGTTCTTGTGAGAAAAATGTTTAATGCTAGTTTCAAGTTGTTGtaagaatttgttttgttttttgtcTTATTCTTAACTTGTCcttttgtgttattttaaaacaacataatTCCCACATGAAAAGTGTAAAGCTTGAACTATGAGTTTATAAAGATATATGCAATATAGGCTTATAAGTGTGTTGAAGGGGAAGTAATGGGTTCGTGCCTCCCCCCTCTACGGAGTGGACTAGTGGGTTGGATTTCAGGATGAAAGTCGATTGGGCTTGTTCAAGGCTCAATTAATCTTTTTGCTACCCAGTCCAGCGCAAGAAGAGTCAAGTACTGTGGCGGTCTAATAAGACAAAAATAACTAGTTACTTGTCTAACCATTTAAAGTAAAAGGTCATTATAGATGTGAACTTCTCATTAAAAGGAGAGTGAATACACTCTCCCTTTGTAAGTATATACACGTGATATTATGGAATTTATCAAACCCAGTCTCATCAATTTATATGGTATATTACCTCTCCGCATCTTAAACATTAGATCTCGTCATATTCtcatataaaaacaaatattttttatattttactatatttttgaAAACTACTCTCATCATTATATATGTCAGATAAACGATAGATATAAGCATTCTAAATTTGTACTTCCCTTCTTCtagaaacaaaatcaaccaacactccttagttttatttttaattcgttGTGTTTGCCAAGTATTTTATCTTTACCCAATTCAGGCTCTTAGAGCAATCGTTATGCAGACTGAGTATTACGTTATTCCTAATTATTTATTGACCCAAACCGTAATCATATAGTACTACATTTATCCTAAACTGCCTATTGCTAAACCCTAACAAGAAGAACACAGCCAACAAACATGAAGAACAAGGGAATTGTTCAACGTAAACTCAGAAATTTGTACGAACCGATTGGAAATAACAATGCTCGATAGGTTTCAGAGGTGATTCGGTTCGGATTTGACGTGATAAACCGGTCTCACataaatctaaaacaataaacGTGACAAGTCACGAACGGTGAGAACGGTATCAAATGAAAAACGAAGCAAAGAGAAGATAATGAGAAGCGAAACACTCACCGAATAATGTTTCACATCCCGTGGAGCTATCTACTACCATCTTGGATTCTATTCCGAGCTTTGTTTAAAATGGTGATAATGAAATGCTAACCAGAATTCCTACTGATGAGGAAATCAAAGTCATTGTTTTTAATATGGACGCTTCAAGTGCGCCGGGACCTGATGGCTTCACAGGGACTTTCTTCAAAGAGTGTTGGAGTATTGTGAGTTATGATGTTTGCAAAGCAgtagttcatttttttttctttcatgtaATGTCACTCTTGGATTTAATTCAAGCTTTATAATTTTGATACCAAAAATTGAGAATGCCTTGACAATCGATAAGTTCATACCGATTATTCTCTCAAATTTCTTGTTCAAGATTGTTACAAAAATTCTAGCAAGTAGGTTGGAATCTATTGCTTATTGTATTGTCTCCAGTAATCAGTTTGGATTTGTGAAGGGTAAAAGCATTGATGATTGCATATCTTGTGCCTCTTAATGTGTTAATCTTCTGGATTTAAATCCTAAAGGTAACATGGCCATCGAAGTTGACATAAGAAAAACTTTTGACTCAATGAGCTGGTCCTACATTATAAAAGCTTTTGAGGCTTTtggattttcaaataaattttacagTTGGCTTTTATCCATATTCAATTCAGCAAGAATCTCAATTCTTTTTCCAGGAGGGGTTAAGGGATACTTCTCATGTTCTAGAGGGGTGCGTCAAGGTGACCCTGTATCACCTTTGATTTTTATCATTGCTGAAGATCTTCTCA
This region of Mercurialis annua linkage group LG1-X, ddMerAnnu1.2, whole genome shotgun sequence genomic DNA includes:
- the LOC126668625 gene encoding probable protein kinase At2g41970, with the protein product MLCCGGSEEEVDGPPAHQYTAPPKGGNTYAGGGERAEPRGANTARSGAPQKALPIEIPAVPLDELNRQTGNFGTKALIGEGSYGRVFYAKLINGVPAAIKKLDTSTSQEPDSDFAAQLAVVSRLKNEHFLELIGYCIEANNRMLVYQFATMGSLHDVLHGRKGVRGAAPGPALTWNQRVKVAYGAAKGLEYLHEKVQPPIVHRDVRSSNVLLFDDFSSKIADFNLSSASSETAARLHSTRVLGTFGYHAPEYAMTGQITQKSDVYSFGVVLLELLTGRKPVDHEMPKGQQSLVTWATPRLSEDKVKQCVDPKLNNDYPPKAIAKLAAVAALCVQYEADFRPNMTIVVKAIQPLLNSKPAGPESHA